In Gouania willdenowi chromosome 17, fGouWil2.1, whole genome shotgun sequence, one DNA window encodes the following:
- the hs2st1a gene encoding heparan sulfate 2-O-sulfotransferase 1, with product MGLLRIMMPPKLQLLALLAFIVAMFFLENRIQKLEESRGKLERAIARHEVREIEQRHTQDSLRERDTASASDSEDDLLIIYNRVPKTASTSFTNIAYDLCGRNHYHVLHINTTKNNPVMSIQDQGRFVKNVTEWKEMKPAFYHGHISFLDFTKLGAKLKPIYINVIRDPIERLVSYYYFLRFGDDYRPGLRRRKQGDKKTFDECVSAGGSDCAPEKLWLQIPFFCGHYSECWNVGSHWALEQAKYNLVNEYLLVGVTEELEDFVMMLEAVLPRFFRGATELYKTGKKSHLRKTSEKKPPTKESIAKLQQSAIWKMENDFYEFALEQFQFVRAHAVREKDGELYLLTQNFFYEKIYPKN from the exons ATGGGGCTGCTCAGAATCATGATGCCGCCCAAGTTGCAGCTTCTTGCGCTGCTGGCGTTCATAGTGGCCATGTTTTTCCTGGAGAACCGGATCCAGAAGCTGGAGGAGTCCCGGGGAAAGCTCG AGCGAGCGATAGCCAGACACGAGGTGCGTGAGATCGAGCAGCGACACACCCAGGACAGTCTGAGGGAGCGCGACACGGCGTCTGCGTCGGACAGTGAAGACGACCTGTTGATCATTTATAACCGCGTCCCTAAGACGGCCAGCACCTCCTTCACCAACATCGCCTACGACCTGTGTGGGAGGAACCACTACCACGTGCTACACATCAACACCACCAAGAACAACCCCGTCATGTCCATACAGGACCAG GGTCGGTTTGTGAAGAACGTAACGGAGTGGAAGGAAATGAAACCTGCTTTCTACCACGGTCACATCTCCTTCCTGGACTTCACCAA GTTGGGGGCCAAATTGAAGCCTATCTACATAAATGTGATCAGAGACCCCATCGAGAGGCTCGTCTCCTATTATTACTTCCTGCGATTCGGGGACGATTACAGACCTGGTTTGAGACGCAGGAAACAAGGAGACAAGAAG accTTTGATGAATGTGTATCAGCTGGAGGCTCAGATTGTGCTCCTGAGAAGCTCTGGCTGCAGATTCCTTTTTTCTGTGGTCACTACTCTGAATGTTG gaacgTGGGCAGCCACTGGGCTCTGGAGCAGGCCAAGTACAACCTGGTGAACGAGTACCTGCTGGTGGGGGTGACGGAGGAGCTGGAGGACTTTGTCATGATGCTGGAGGCCGTGCTGCCGCGCTTCTTCAGAGGAGCCACGGAGCTCTACAAGACAG GCAAGAAATCGCACCTGAGGAAGACGAGTGAGAAGAAGCCGCCCACTAAGGAGTCCATCGCCAAGCTGCAGCAGTCGGCCATCTGGAAAATGGAGAATGACTTCTACGAGTTTGCGCTGGAGCAATTCCAGTTTGTCCGGGCTCACGCCGTCAGAGAGAAGGACGGAGAACTCTACCTGCTGACACAGAACTTCTTCTACGAAAAAATCTACCCTAAAAACTGA